One genomic region from Equus asinus isolate D_3611 breed Donkey chromosome 8, EquAss-T2T_v2, whole genome shotgun sequence encodes:
- the ADORA2A gene encoding adenosine receptor A2a, producing the protein MPTVGSLVYIMVELAIALLAILGNMLVCWAVWLNSNLQNVTNYFVVSLAAADIAVGVLAIPFAITISTGFCAACHGCLFIACFVLVLTQSSIFSLLAIAIDRYIAIRIPLRYNGLVTGTRAKGVIAVCWVLSFAIGLTPMLGWNNCHHGGEGENQSQGCGEGQVACLFEDVVPMNYMVYYNFFACVLVPLLLMLGVYLRIFLAARRQLKQMETQPLPGERARSTLQKEVHAAKSLAIIVGLFALCWLPLHIINCFTFFCPECPHAPLWLMYPAIILSHFNSVVNPFIYAYRIREFRHTFHKIIRSHILRRQEPFKAGGTSARALAAHGSDAEQVSLRLNGHPSGVCPNGSAPHPERRPNGYALGLVSRASARESPGDTGLPDVELLSHELHGASPESPGLEGPLAQDRAGVS; encoded by the exons ATGCCCACCGTGGGCTCCTTGGTGTACATCATGGTGGAGCTGGCCATCGCTCTGCTGGCCATCCTGGGCAACATGCTGGTGTGCTGGGCCGTGTGGCTGAACAGCAACCTGCAGAACGTCACCAACTACTTTGTGGTGTCACTGGCAGCGGCCGACATCGCTGTGGGGGTCCTTGCCATCCCCTTCGCCATCACCATCAGCACAGGGTTCTGTGCCGCCTGCCACGGCTGCCTCTTCATCGCCTGCTTCGTGCTGGTCCTCACGCAGAGCTCCATCTTCAGCCTCCTGGCCATCGCCATTGACCGCTACATCGCCATCCGCATCCCACTCCG ATACAATGGCTTGGTGACCGGCACGAGGGCCAAGGGCGTCATTGCAGTCTGCTGGGTGCTGTCGTTTGCCATCGGCCTGACGCCCATGCTGGGCTGGAACAACTGCCATCACGGCGGGGAGGGCGAGAACCAGTCGCAGGGCTGCGGCGAGGGCCAGGTGGCCTGCCTCTTTGAGGACGTGGTCCCCATGAACTACATGGTGTACTACAACTTCTTTGCTTGCGTTCTGGTGCCCCTGCTGCTCATGCTGGGTGTCTACTTGCGGATCTTCCTGGCGGCCCGGCGACAGCTGAAGCAGATGGAGACCCAGCCTCTGCCGGGGGAGCGGGCTCGGTCCACGCTGCAGAAGGAGGTCCACGCCGCCAAGTCGCTGGCCATCATTGTGGGGCTCTTCGCCCTCTGCTGGCTGCCCCTGCACATCATCAACTGCTTCACCTTCTTCTGCCCCGAGTGCCCGCACGCCCCGCTCTGGCTCATGTACCCGGCCATCATCCTCTCCCACTTCAATTCCGTCGTGAACCCCTTCATCTACGCCTACCGCATCCGCGAGTTCCGCCACACCTTCCACAAGATCATTCGCAGTCACATCCTGAGGCGGCAGGAGCCCTTCAAGGCAGGGGGCACCAGTGCCCGGGCCTTGGCAGCTCATGGCAGCGATGCAGAGCAGGTCAGCCTCCGCCTCAACGGCCACCCTTCTGGGGTGTGCCCCAATGGCAGCGCCCCCCATCCTGAGCGGCGGCCCAATGGCTATGCCCTGGGGCTGGTGAGTCGGGCGAGTGCCCGCGAGTCCCCTGGAGACACAGGCCTCCCAGATGTGGAACTCCTCAGCCACGAGCTCCATGGGGCGAGCCCAGAGTCCCCTGGCCTCGAGGGGCCCCTGGCCCAAGACAGAGCGGGAGTGTCCTGA
- the LOC139046045 gene encoding proline-rich protein 2-like produces MAVPGTQSSLLLWPVAPSFIPRGRPAPNPSRAATIPAIPTSVAGSPAGGQGRSESRTHPPGLGPLLRCLVRLPPPPSAARAGGQTPLSGRARRWGCRGPRAPGMPVPRRLHLWGPVPGSHPPGCASAPPAQPRRARPEGRRVPRGQPCAQRHRPTVPARYLRVRARAPRPASGPPLPRPFPSRKPRAPSGRARGGQSVRTRPPTGLGRAPALAAPPPAGLGPRPVNSSREAGRRSQRRGAPKGGDRAAPPARPAASDGPQPPGRPPGTLGTRERDPG; encoded by the coding sequence ATGGCAGTGCCCGGAACGCAGAGCTCTCTGCTCCTCTGGCCGGTGGCCCCCTCCTTCATCCCTCGGGGCCGTCCTGCGCCAAATCCCTCGAGGGCCGCCACCATTCCCGCCATTCCTACCTCAGTCGCGGGGAGCCCGGCAGGCGGCCAGGGCCGGTCCGAATCGCGCACCCACCCGCCCGGCCTCGGGCCCCTCCTGCGGTGCTTGGTCCGGCTCCCGCCACCACCGTCCGCAGCACGCGCCGGCGGGCAGACTCCCCTTTCTGGCCGCGCCCGGCGCTGGGGCTGCCGCGGTCCGCGCGCCCCCGGAATGCCGGTTCCGCGGCGGCTCCACCTGTGGGGCCCCGTCCCCGGCTCCCACCCGCCGGGCTGCGCCTCTgcgcccccagcccagccccgccGGGCGCGCCCGGAAGGTCGCCGAGTACCCCGGGGCCAGCCGTGCGCCCAGAGGCACCGACCGACGGTGCCCGCCCGTTACCTGCGGGTCCGGGCGCGGGCTCCGCGCCCCGCCTCTGGGCCGCCGCTCCCGCGCCCCTTCCCCTCCCGCAAGCCCCGCGCGCCTTCCGGCCGGGCCCGGGGCGGCCAGAGCGTCCGCACGCGGCCCCCGACCGGCTTAGGACGTGCGCCCGCCCTGGCAGCCCCGCCGCCCGCAGGGCTCGGACCCCGGCCCGTGAACTCCTCCCGGGAGGCGGGAAGACGATCTCAGCGGCGGGGCGCCCCGAAGGGAGGGGACCGAGCCGCCCCTCCCGCCCGGCCCGCAGCCTCCGACGGCCCCCAGCCGCCCGGCCGCCCGCCCGGGACCCTCGGGACCCGCGAGCGGGACCCCGGCTGA